In Bacillus marinisedimentorum, a single window of DNA contains:
- a CDS encoding superoxide dismutase yields MAYQLPELPYAYDALEPHIDKETMNIHHTKHHNAYVTKVNNAIEGKSDLESKSIEELVSNLDAVPEDVRTAVRNNGGGHANHSLFWTIMSPNGGGNPSGELADAITSKFGSFDKFKEEFNNAAATRFGSGWAWLVVNNGELEVTSTPNQDSPLMEGKKPVLGLDVWEHAYYLKYQNKRPDYISAFWNVVNWDEVEKRYQAAK; encoded by the coding sequence ATGGCTTATCAACTTCCTGAATTACCTTATGCGTACGATGCACTGGAGCCGCATATCGACAAGGAAACAATGAACATTCACCACACAAAGCACCACAATGCTTATGTTACAAAGGTGAACAATGCAATCGAAGGAAAAAGCGATCTTGAAAGCAAGAGCATTGAAGAACTTGTAAGCAATCTTGATGCTGTTCCTGAAGATGTCCGTACAGCTGTACGTAACAACGGCGGCGGTCATGCAAACCACAGCCTGTTCTGGACAATCATGTCTCCAAACGGCGGCGGAAATCCTTCTGGTGAATTGGCTGATGCAATTACAAGCAAGTTCGGCAGTTTCGACAAATTTAAAGAGGAATTCAATAATGCTGCAGCAACCCGATTCGGATCCGGATGGGCATGGCTTGTTGTAAATAATGGTGAGCTGGAAGTAACAAGCACCCCTAACCAGGACAGCCCGCTAATGGAAGGCAAGAAACCTGTTCTTGGCCTGGATGTTTGGGAGCACGCATACTATCTTAAATATCAAAACAAGCGCCCTGACTACATTTCTGCTTTCTGGAATGTTGTCAACTGGGATGAAGTAGAAAAGCGCTA